A DNA window from Eriocheir sinensis breed Jianghai 21 chromosome 22, ASM2467909v1, whole genome shotgun sequence contains the following coding sequences:
- the LOC127002249 gene encoding intraflagellar transport protein 81 homolog, with the protein MSEEIKFIVSELNKPPYTRNYNLISFDALNAESLLQVLNDVFAEIDPKNRLDIREEEPEQMAVRMLGMLRILKYKPPDEAMNNFRQGLVSGDKHVIYPILAWLLERMDELRKRAYLAKYLVKLDVPAEILGDADVADIHSKYEELIDQFKNVHREHEALRTSGFSTVELRRDITAMEEERDLVMRRIERMKQKIDGTPNSEGMLSSARGLRQEREKSKEMVQQKANLQSATQLAEQRISRLQAQLKDLRKAGMGTTPEGLLQRLEEDMNVNSYIVKEKLPKEILARRRLVETLQRVAAQPAMGQNELEAVNKQIQALNSEINNLNELRMKEVEEDESPESKVGKLSFFRQNAAIIIRKKDQTAERLNELRGELTNYQEDMKDKQEQLKQFSGEQVLRGEEFKRYVNKLRGKSSIYKIKRAELSDLRAEFGILSRTEEILKAKDAQLLEQLNTLEAKMGVSGFHETQETMEEVSSMKAKVDERKGETLEEMSGMVMQLNHKIAERKAHLAPIIKELRPLRQKMQDLTVDYNEKKHSYDSVAAGLDSNMAKMEQEVKSLRDELIKSETKFRLQTAEKETLSFKQQQASEEIKLYLSNDPQDKKKSLREQLMTNISEQERLGRLLREEQKAAKDLVQTSAKQMGLWRDVVKLIEVKKSCLEAARSGAGIVTRSSGGEAMVLI; encoded by the exons ATGAGTGAGGAGATCAAGTTCATCGTCAGTGAGCTCAACAAGCCTCCGTACACCAGGAACTACAACCTCATCTCCTTTGACGCACTTAACGCGGAGTCCTTACTACAG GTTCTCAATGATGTGTTTGCGGAGATTGATCCCAAGAACCGCCTGGACATCCGCGAGGAGGAGCCGGAGCAGATGGCTGTCCGGATGCTGGGGATGCTGCGGATCTTGAAGTACAAGCCGCCGGATGAAGCCAT GAACAACTTTCGCCAGGGTCTTGTTTCTGGGGACAAGCACGTCATCTACCCCAtcctggcctggctgctggagcGCATGGACGAACTGAGGAAGAGAGCGTACCTTGCCAAATACCTCGTAAAGCTTGACGTGCCTGCCGAGATCCTGGGAGACGCTGATGTGGCTGATATACACTCTAAG TACGAGGAGCTCATTGACCAGTTCAAGAATGTACACCGCGAACACGAGGCCTTGCGGACCAGCGGCTTCTCCACGGTGGAGCTGCGACGCGACATCACCGCCATGGAGGAGGAACGGGACCTGGTGATGCGGAGGATTGAGAGGATGAAGCAGAAG ATTGACGGGACCCCAAACAGCGAGGGGATGCTGTCTTCGGCTCGTGGGCTACGTCAGGAGAGGGAGAAGTCCAAGGAGATGGTGCAGCAGAAGGCTAACCTGCAGTCTGCCACCCAGCTGGCGGAGCAGAGGATATCAAGGCTCCAGGCACAGCTTAAGGACCTGCGCAAGGCTGGCATGGGCACCACtcctgagg GCCTACTTCAGCGCCTTGAGGAGGACATGAATGTGAACAGCTACATCGTGAAGGAGAAGCTGCCCAAGGAGATCCTGGCCCGGCGGCGGCTGGTGGAGACACTGCAGCGAGTGGCCGCCCAGCCCGCCATGGGACAGAACGAACTGGAGGCCGTCAACAAGCAG ATCCAAGCACTGAACAGTGAAATCAACAACTTAAACGAGTTGcgaatgaaggaggtggaggaggacgagagccctgaaagcaag GTTGGGAAGCTGTCGTTTTTCCGCCAGAATGCCGCCATCATCATTCGCAAGAAGGATCAGACGGCTGAGAGGCTGAATGAGCTACGCGGGGAGCTGACAAACTACCAGGAGGACATGAAG gacaagcaggagcagctGAAACAGTTCTCCGGCGAGCAGGTTCTTCGCGGCGAGGAGTTCAAGCGCTACGTCAACAAGCTGCGCGGCAAGAGTTCCATCTACAAGATCAAGCGTGCCGAGTTGAGTGACCTGCGGGCCGAGTTTGGGATCCTGAGCCGCACGGAGGAGATTCTCAAGGCCAAGGACGCCCAGCTGCTAGAACAACTG AACACCCTGGAGGCCAAGATGGGTGTGTCCGGCTTCCACGAGACCCAGGAGACCATGGAGGAAGTCTCGTCCATGAAGGCCAAGGTGGATGAGCGCAAGGGGGAGACCCTGGAGGAGATGTCCGGCATGGTGATGCAGCTCAACCACAAGATTGCCGAGCGGAAGGCACATCTGGCACCCATTATTAAGG AGCTGCGTCCTCTGCGGCAGAAGATGCAGGACCTGACTGTGGACTACAATGAGAAGAAGCACTCCTATGACTCAGTGGCGGCCGGCCTGGACTCCAACATGGCCAAGatggagcaggaggtgaag AGCCTTCGTGATGAGCTGATCAAATCCGAGACCAAGTTCCGCCTGCAGACTGCCGAGAAGGAGACCCTGAGCTTCAAGCAACAGCAGGCCAGTGAGGAGATCAAGCTGTACCTCTCAAATGACCCCCAGGACAAGAAGAAGTCCCTGAG GGAGCAGCTCATGACCAACATCAGCGAGCAGGAGCGACTGGGGCGGCTGCTGAGGGAGGAACAGAAGGCAGCAAAGGACCTGGTGCAGACCTCGGCCAAACAGATGGGACTATGGAGGGACGTTGTCAA gCTCATAGAGGTGAAGAAGAGCTGCTTGGAGGCTGCCCGGAGTGGTGCTGGCATAGTGACTCGCAGCAGTGGAGGGGAGGCCATGGTGCTCATCTAA